From Miscanthus floridulus cultivar M001 chromosome 15, ASM1932011v1, whole genome shotgun sequence, the proteins below share one genomic window:
- the LOC136507552 gene encoding uncharacterized protein, whose product MFWLGMILTMILAQSLQRWSEWGFRITVVSSLGANLVVGILSGTRRRSAPRWLWALLGEVAKLVVWLAYQVAEAATTSALGSLSLCGSDASQEEKQVVAFWAPFLLLHLGGPDNLTAYALEDNKISNRKLPEIVVQILVVIYTIYKNTHRGGRSWALLLAASVVMLVAGVVRYVERAKALWKANLDNMQEDASSSSNKDVFKMLKCRIKRAKRQGQSFRDGEALLLAQNLFPIWRHALVDSSVDPASPRQQASEMILSEWDWESMCMVAEMELSLIYEFLYTKAILAHTWHYYLIRLLSPLFTAAAAFLFCFWLHPDKQQQGDDGHRVRGSFVGITYALLAITFLMDVAWLLRALGSTWAYAYFQAAGRRWWCSIHRIVVRLDPLQLFCRDPVSHRRWSGTIGQYNLLDECTATPTTRPEWWPVSMPGDDRPKELRYLSKLPQCVKKVLFERVTEILQQAINTQEKDDEKKKKMYTRLDIRTRWGHKALDEVKNEENVYRFGEEFEEDVLMWHIATCIVLVHPDIRRRQKGRRRILARSIEVMSEYMMFLVAVRRQMLPGLVLHSQLQVTREKLVEIWNGGERSKILPLDEKLHKNNKEKLAMILRRVRIEMTEATVLPMDQIQGNEGTQLLVHARDLYLYLSGDKRPTEESGAAPWSPPRVPDEMLEFIFHVWVDKLVYAAVRCSREAHAKQLSAGGDLTTVLWMLIQHAGPFCIGEKAKNISFVTAPIIPAKPKKEEEEKKKKEEEEEKKKDDAKPLPRAPPPPPPPCCPVCPPYYHPSYPPVCPPYYGPSWPPVCPWYPQCPPQHERPGDEPEEAREDKHEDSSSDDDEDSESEE is encoded by the coding sequence ATGTTCTGGCTCGGAATGATCCTGACCATGATTTTGGCACAGTCGCTGCAGCGGTGGAGCGAATGGGGGTTCCGGATCACTGTCGTCTCGAGCTTAGGGGCAAATCTTGTCGTCGGCATCCTGTCCGggacacggcggcgctcggcgccCCGCTGGTTGTGGGCGTTACTAGGCGAGGTGGCTAAGTTGGTCGTCTGGCTTGCGTACCAGGTCGCTGAGGCAGCGACGACGAGCGCACTCGGCAGCCTGTCTCTCTGCGGCTCCGATGCGTCGCAGGAGGAGAAGCAGGTGGTCGCGTTCTGGGCCCCGTTCCTCCTGCTGCACCTCGGCGGCCCGGACAACCTGACCGCCTACGCTCTGGAGGACAACAAGATCTCCAACCGCAAATTGCCTGAGATAGTCGTTCAGATTCTGGTGGTCATTTATACCATCTACAAGAACACACATCGCGGCGGCCGCAGCTGGGCTCTGCTGCTCGCGGCGTCCGTCGTCATGCTCGTCGCCGGCGTCGTCAGGTACGTGGAGAGGGCGAAGGCCCTATGGAAAGCCAACTTGGACAACATGCAGGAGGACGCCTCGTCAAGCAGCAACAAGGACGTCTTTAAGATGCTGAAATGCAGAATCAAGAGGGCGAAGAGGCAGGGGCAGTCGTTCCGCGACGGAGAAGCGCTGCTCCTTGCTCAGAATCTGTTCCCCATCTGGCGCCATGCCCTGGTCGATTCTTCTGTCGATCCAGCTTCACCAAGGCAGCAAGCCAGCGAGATGATACTCTCGGAGTGGGACTGGGAGAGCATGTGCATGGTGGCCGAGATGGAGCTGTCCCTCATCTACGAGTTCCTCTACACCAAGGCGATCCTGGCACACACCTGGCACTACTACCTCATCCGCTTGTTGTCGCCCCTCTTCACTGCTGCTGCCGCATTTCTCTTCTGCTTCTGGCTTCATCCTGATAAGCAGCAGCAGGGCGATGATGGCCACCGGGTCAGGGGATCCTTTGTCGGGATCACCTACGCCTTGCTGGCCATTACCTTCCTCATGGATGTGGCATGGCTGCTGAGAGCCCTCGGGTCGACATGGGCGTACGCCTACTTCCAGGCCGCCGGAAGAAGATGGTGGTGCAGCATCCACCGCATCGTCGTCCGCCTTGACCCGTTGCAGCTATTCTGCCGCGATCCGGTCAGCCACAGGCGGTGGTCGGGCACCATCGGCCAGTACAACTTGCTGGACGAGTGCACTGCCACCCCTACGACTCGTCCAGAGTGGTGGCCGGTGTCCATGCCTGGAGACGACAGACCCAAGGAGTTGCGGTATCTGTCTAAGCTTCCTCAATGCGTAAAGAAAGTGCTGTTCGAGCGAGTGACGGAAATATTGCAGCAGGCCATTAATACTCAGGAGAAGgacgatgagaagaagaagaagatgtacaCCAGGTTGGACATCAGGACACGCTGGGGCCACAAGGCCTTAGACGAAGTCAAAAACGAGGAGAATGTGTATCGATTCGGCGAGGAATTCGAGGAGGACGTCCTCATGTGGCATATCGCCACCTGCATTGTCCTGGTCCACCCGGACATCCGACGCAGacagaaaggaagaagaagaatactTGCGAGGTCAATTGAGGTGATGTCAGAATACATGATGTTCCTTGTTGCTGTTCGCCGACAAATGCTACCTGGCCTTGTCCTCCACAGCCAGTTGCAGGTAACCCGCGAGAAATTGGTTGAAATATGGAATGGGGGTGAGCGTAGTAAGATACTACCCCTTGATGAAAAATTACACAAGAATAACAAAGAAAAGCTTGCCATGATCCTGCGACGCGTAAGAATCGAGATGACCGAGGCGACTGTGCTACCGATGGATCAAATTCAAGGCAACGAAGGTACGCAACTTCTCGTGCATGCACGAGACCTTTATTTATACCTATCAGGCGACAAGCGACCTACTGAAGAAAGCGGAGCTGCTCCGTGGTCTCCCCCGCGGGTGCCAGATGAGATGCTGGAGTTCATCTTCCATGTGTGGGTGGATAAGCTGGTGTACGCGGCCGTCCGGTGCAGCAGGGAGGCCCATGCCAAGCAGCTCAGCGCCGGTGGCGACCTCACCACAGTGCTGTGGATGCTTATCCAACATGCTGGCCCGTTTTGCATTGGAGAAAAAGCAAAGAACATCTCCTTCGTTACTGCACCCATCATACCTGCGAAGCctaagaaggaggaggaggagaagaagaagaaggaggaggaggaggagaagaagaaggatgacgcGAAGCCACTGCCTCgggctccgcctccgcctccgcctccgtgcTGTCCCGTGTGCCCTCCGTACTACCACCCATCATACCCCCCCGTGTGCCCTCCATACTACGGCCCATCATGGCCCCCCGTGTGCCCTTGGTACCCCCAATGTCCCCCGCAACATGAGAGACCAGGAGACGAACCTGAGGAAGCCAGAGAAGATAAACACGAAGATTCTTcttctgatgatgatgaggattccGAATCCGAAGAATAA